From a region of the Mycobacteroides saopaulense genome:
- a CDS encoding non-ribosomal peptide synthetase, with amino-acid sequence MSADPTRTLLSMDLLDDDDHDRLDEWGNRAVLTEPTAEPVSIPVLFEVQVERAPETVALVCRDRSWTYRELDQVTNRIAHLLAGNGAGPGEVVGLLVPRSGEAIIGLLAVLKTGAAYLPIDPAHPDERIRFMVSDAEPVAVLTTADLGSRFDGLDVRVTEIDDPLIDGQPSSALPVPQPDDLAYMTYTSGTTGVPKAVAVTHHNVTQLVDAVRADLPAGPGEVWSQWHSLVFDVSVWEIWGALLHGGRLVVVPESVASSPDDLHELLINEKVSVLCQTPSAAGMLSPERLESTTLIVAGEACPTELVDRWAASGRTMINAYGPTEATIYAAMSGPLTPGSDVAPIGSPVPGAALFVLDKWLRPAPEGVVGELYVAGNGVAPGYAHRSGLTASRFLACPFGGPGSRMYRTGDLVQWGEDGQLQYLGRADEQVKIRGYRIELGEIQAALARLEGVEQAVVIAREDRPGDKRLVGYIVGTADPVEARTALAERLPAYMVPAAVVVLETLPLTVNGKLDKKSLPAPEYRSVGAEYRAPSGQVEMILADIYAQVLGVDRVGVDESFFDLGGDSILSMQVVSRARAAGVLCRPRDIFVEQTVSGVAAVATLSDGQAGVVDEGVGPVLATPIIHWLHGVQGPVDQFNQTIVLQAPAGVTEDDVVIVLQALLDRHATLRLRAEKDGASDTGVWSLLVPEAGTVDARECLRVAESLSDAELVAARSRLNPAVGAELSAVWVPDTRQLALMIHHLAVDGVSWRILLEDLNIAWAQHHGGQPVELPVGGTSFARWATLLDEHARSADVVATADAWREVAAVPAALPAVLPELDTYATARTMSVSLDAETTRELLGEVPAAFHAGVQDILLIAFGLAWNEFLDSTAASIAIGVEGHGRHEELADDVDLSRTVGWFTTKYPVALSVGGLSWKEVVGGAAALGPIIKGAKEQLRTLPDPLTYGLLRYLNSDVDLSGPEPTIGFNYLGRLGAGAAALSDDLWRINEDSLSSAGVASAVSMPLMYTVDLNAGIVEGGLGEESGAHLRAGWTWAPSSVTEPQVQRLSQLWFEALAGICAYVRGGGGGLTPSDIAPARLSQQQIDELHEQHKIVDVLPLTPIQEGLLFHTTFARAAGALDGDSEGVDFYAVQLDITVTGLVDQLRLRDAVHSVVRRHPNLAARFCTQFGDPVQVILADPVIAWRYLDLRGDDLTPDEEIQHLCAAERAAVCDLADRPTLRAALIRTEGNKHRFVLTFHHVVIDGWSLPILLQEIFASYFGHRLPAPSSYRSFVSWLVNQDLDAARAAWGKVLDGFDTPTLVAPPAPPGARGVESYRVSVETTQALADLARSQHTTISTVLQAAWAQLLMVVTGQDDVAFGTAVSGRPAELAGSDSIVGLLINTVPVRARATAATTVSELLGQLQSAHNDTIEHEHLALNEIHHIAGHEQLFDTLFLYESYPIDTSAFMGAQELAVTEFVTREYNHYPLSVMALPGHELGIRIEYDTDKFDVEGIEAVFERFQRVLVSMVADAGQRLSSLDVLEAAEHKQLDGWGNRKVLARDAEPVLSIPEAFAEQVNRAPEAVALTFDGRSTTYGELDEAANRLANLLSVYGAAPGESVALLMPRSDEAIVAILAILKTGASYLPIDPSVPDTRLEFMLSDAVPIAAVTTAELRARFEGSGVAVVQFDDADDDPTGAIYGHTPLLTPAPDDVAYTIYTSGTTGVPKGVAIAHSNVTQALKFPLTHMPTGPGEVWTQAGSLVFDITVWEIFGALLHGGRLVIIPDSVVRSPDDFRELLIREKVTVLFQTPSAVGMLSPEGLDNMTLIVAGEACPTEVVDKWAPGRVMINGYGPTETTIYATFGELIAGSGVVPIGVPVPDAALFVLDRWMRPVPPGVVGELYVAGLGVGLGYVKRQALTASRFVACPFGEPGTRMYRTGDLVRWGANGQLEYLGRADEQVKIRGFRIELGEIQAALAELDGVEQAAVIAREDRPGDKRLVGYFIGTGEVAELRSALAKRLPPYMVPAAVVRLEALPLTVNGKLDKRSLPAPEYDDAARYRAPANAVEETVAGIYAQVLGVERVGTDDSFFDLGGDSISAMRVVAAINTSFDAQLAVRTLFEAPSVRSLSVYLDGADGSATAGPTYASVHGRGASVVRASDLTLEKFIDEETLKAAPTLPRADEGVRTVLLTGATGFLGRYLVLQWLKELEKVDGTLICLVRAKSDEEARRRLDKTFDSGDPELIRVYEALATDRLQVIAGDKAEPALGLEQETWQRLADTVDLIVDSAALVNSVLPYSELFGPNVVGTAELIRFAVTSKVKPYTYISTADVGREIEKSIFLEDADIRVISATRPADGSYANGYGNSKWAGEVLLREAHEHLGLPVKVFRSGMIMVDTSYAGQVNASDTVARMVLSIVATGVAPHSVYRLGEDGNRQRAHFDGLPVEFVAEAIATLGGQAAESREGSAGFETYHVMNPHDDGIGIDEYVDWLIDAGHPIERIEDFDEWVEQFESRLHALPDHQRQGSVLQMLKILQDHGWDGQPPEPSRGPMAPADRFQAAVRRAKIGSENDIPQVSAPIIAKYASDLQLQGLL; translated from the coding sequence ATGAGCGCCGATCCCACCCGGACTTTGTTGTCGATGGATCTTCTCGACGACGACGATCACGACCGGCTCGACGAATGGGGTAACCGTGCGGTGCTCACCGAGCCCACCGCCGAGCCCGTCTCGATTCCGGTGCTGTTCGAAGTCCAGGTGGAGCGCGCGCCCGAGACCGTTGCGCTGGTGTGCAGGGACAGGTCCTGGACCTATCGCGAGCTGGACCAGGTCACCAACCGCATCGCACATCTGTTGGCGGGCAACGGTGCGGGCCCGGGAGAGGTTGTGGGGCTGCTAGTTCCGCGATCGGGTGAGGCGATCATCGGACTCTTGGCGGTACTCAAGACGGGGGCCGCGTATCTGCCCATCGACCCGGCACACCCCGACGAGCGCATCAGGTTCATGGTGTCGGATGCGGAACCGGTGGCGGTACTGACCACGGCAGATTTGGGCTCGCGATTCGATGGGCTTGATGTGCGGGTGACCGAAATCGACGATCCCCTCATCGACGGCCAGCCCAGTTCTGCGCTGCCCGTGCCACAGCCCGATGATCTCGCGTACATGACCTATACCTCGGGCACCACCGGTGTTCCCAAAGCGGTTGCGGTTACTCACCACAATGTCACCCAGCTGGTGGACGCGGTACGTGCCGATCTACCCGCCGGACCGGGCGAGGTCTGGTCGCAGTGGCATTCGTTGGTCTTCGACGTATCGGTGTGGGAGATCTGGGGCGCACTGCTGCACGGCGGTCGCTTGGTGGTGGTCCCCGAATCGGTGGCGTCTTCACCGGATGATCTCCACGAGTTGTTGATCAACGAGAAGGTCAGCGTCCTGTGCCAAACCCCTTCGGCGGCAGGGATGTTGTCGCCGGAACGGCTGGAGTCGACGACCCTCATCGTTGCCGGCGAAGCCTGCCCGACAGAACTCGTGGACCGATGGGCCGCGAGCGGGCGCACGATGATCAACGCCTACGGGCCGACCGAAGCCACCATCTATGCGGCGATGAGTGGGCCTTTGACGCCGGGTTCGGATGTGGCGCCCATCGGTTCGCCTGTGCCCGGAGCGGCGCTGTTCGTGTTGGACAAGTGGCTGCGGCCGGCACCCGAGGGCGTGGTCGGTGAGCTGTACGTGGCAGGCAACGGCGTGGCTCCCGGCTACGCGCACCGATCCGGTTTGACGGCATCGCGCTTCCTGGCCTGCCCATTCGGGGGCCCGGGGTCACGCATGTACCGCACCGGCGATCTGGTGCAGTGGGGTGAGGACGGGCAGCTGCAGTACCTGGGCCGAGCCGACGAGCAGGTGAAGATCCGTGGATATCGCATCGAGCTCGGCGAGATCCAGGCGGCACTGGCGCGCCTAGAGGGCGTGGAGCAGGCGGTGGTGATCGCCCGCGAGGACCGCCCCGGCGACAAGCGCCTCGTCGGATACATCGTGGGAACCGCCGATCCGGTCGAGGCGCGCACCGCGCTGGCCGAGAGGCTTCCGGCATACATGGTTCCCGCGGCGGTGGTGGTCCTGGAGACGCTGCCGTTGACGGTGAACGGCAAGCTGGACAAGAAGTCTCTTCCCGCACCCGAGTACCGCAGTGTCGGTGCCGAGTACCGCGCACCGTCCGGACAGGTCGAGATGATCCTGGCCGATATCTATGCTCAGGTCCTCGGGGTAGACAGGGTGGGCGTCGACGAGTCGTTCTTCGATCTCGGTGGCGACAGCATCCTGTCGATGCAGGTGGTGTCGCGTGCGCGGGCGGCCGGGGTGCTGTGCCGACCGCGTGACATCTTCGTCGAGCAAACCGTAAGCGGAGTGGCCGCGGTGGCCACTCTCTCGGACGGTCAGGCCGGTGTCGTCGACGAGGGCGTTGGCCCTGTATTGGCCACCCCGATCATCCACTGGCTCCATGGTGTGCAGGGCCCTGTCGACCAGTTCAACCAGACGATCGTCCTGCAGGCTCCAGCGGGCGTGACCGAAGACGATGTCGTCATCGTGCTGCAGGCACTGCTGGACCGCCATGCCACGCTGCGGTTGCGTGCCGAGAAGGACGGCGCCTCCGATACGGGAGTGTGGTCGCTTCTGGTGCCAGAGGCGGGCACGGTGGATGCGCGTGAATGCCTGCGCGTCGCCGAGAGTTTGTCCGACGCGGAGCTGGTGGCTGCCCGCTCTCGTTTGAACCCGGCGGTGGGGGCCGAGCTGAGCGCGGTGTGGGTCCCCGACACCCGACAGCTTGCGCTGATGATCCATCACCTGGCTGTCGACGGTGTCTCGTGGCGAATTCTGTTGGAAGACCTGAATATCGCCTGGGCGCAACACCACGGCGGGCAGCCGGTAGAGCTGCCGGTAGGTGGCACCTCGTTCGCCCGTTGGGCCACGCTGCTCGACGAGCACGCGCGCTCGGCGGACGTGGTGGCCACAGCCGACGCCTGGCGGGAGGTGGCGGCGGTTCCCGCGGCGTTACCGGCGGTCCTGCCCGAGCTGGACACCTACGCCACGGCCAGAACGATGTCGGTGTCACTCGACGCGGAGACCACCCGAGAACTCCTGGGAGAGGTCCCGGCGGCGTTTCACGCTGGGGTGCAAGACATTCTGTTGATCGCGTTCGGATTGGCCTGGAACGAATTCCTGGACTCCACCGCCGCGTCGATCGCCATCGGCGTCGAAGGTCACGGACGTCACGAGGAACTGGCCGACGACGTCGACCTGTCGCGCACCGTCGGCTGGTTTACCACCAAGTATCCGGTGGCGCTGAGCGTCGGAGGGCTCTCCTGGAAGGAGGTCGTCGGCGGGGCCGCGGCTCTGGGGCCGATCATCAAGGGAGCCAAGGAACAACTGCGCACCCTCCCGGATCCCTTGACCTACGGCCTACTGCGTTACCTGAACTCGGACGTGGATCTGTCCGGCCCGGAACCGACCATCGGATTCAACTATCTGGGACGCCTTGGCGCTGGTGCCGCGGCTCTGAGCGACGACCTGTGGCGGATCAACGAGGACAGCCTGTCCTCGGCGGGTGTCGCTTCGGCGGTGTCCATGCCGCTGATGTACACGGTGGATCTCAACGCCGGCATCGTGGAGGGCGGTCTCGGCGAGGAGTCCGGCGCACATCTGCGTGCCGGCTGGACGTGGGCGCCGTCGTCGGTCACCGAGCCCCAGGTGCAGCGGCTGAGCCAGCTGTGGTTCGAGGCGCTCGCCGGGATCTGCGCGTATGTGCGCGGCGGTGGTGGCGGTTTGACCCCGTCCGATATCGCACCTGCGCGGCTGAGCCAGCAGCAGATCGACGAGCTGCACGAGCAGCACAAGATCGTCGACGTACTGCCGCTGACGCCCATCCAAGAAGGCCTGCTTTTCCACACCACCTTCGCGCGCGCCGCGGGGGCGCTGGACGGTGACTCGGAGGGAGTCGACTTCTACGCGGTGCAGCTCGACATCACGGTGACAGGTCTTGTCGACCAGCTGCGACTCCGCGACGCGGTTCACTCCGTGGTCCGGCGGCATCCCAACCTCGCGGCCCGCTTCTGCACGCAGTTCGGTGACCCGGTACAGGTGATTCTGGCCGACCCCGTGATCGCGTGGCGATACCTCGACCTCCGGGGTGACGATCTGACTCCCGACGAGGAGATTCAGCATCTCTGCGCTGCCGAGCGGGCGGCGGTCTGCGACCTCGCCGATCGGCCCACGCTGCGCGCGGCGTTGATCCGCACGGAGGGGAACAAGCACCGGTTCGTCCTGACGTTCCATCACGTGGTGATCGACGGCTGGTCATTGCCGATCCTGTTGCAGGAGATCTTCGCAAGCTACTTCGGCCACCGGCTCCCGGCGCCGTCGTCGTATCGCAGTTTCGTCAGCTGGCTGGTCAACCAAGATCTTGATGCGGCACGTGCGGCCTGGGGCAAGGTGTTGGACGGTTTCGACACGCCCACTCTCGTCGCTCCGCCGGCACCTCCAGGGGCCAGAGGTGTTGAATCCTATCGGGTTTCGGTCGAGACCACACAGGCTCTTGCCGACCTGGCGCGGTCTCAGCACACCACGATCAGCACAGTGCTGCAGGCGGCGTGGGCGCAGCTGCTCATGGTGGTGACCGGGCAGGACGACGTCGCGTTCGGGACGGCGGTGTCGGGCCGGCCCGCAGAGCTTGCCGGATCGGACTCGATCGTGGGATTGCTCATCAACACGGTGCCGGTGCGTGCGCGTGCCACCGCGGCCACCACGGTGTCCGAGCTCTTGGGGCAGTTGCAGAGTGCTCACAACGACACTATCGAGCATGAACACCTGGCCCTCAACGAGATTCACCACATCGCGGGCCACGAGCAGCTGTTCGACACCCTCTTCCTGTACGAGAGCTACCCGATTGACACCAGCGCGTTCATGGGCGCACAGGAACTGGCCGTCACCGAGTTCGTCACCCGCGAGTACAACCACTATCCGCTGTCGGTGATGGCGCTACCGGGGCATGAGCTGGGCATCCGGATCGAATACGACACCGACAAGTTCGATGTGGAGGGCATCGAGGCCGTGTTCGAGCGGTTCCAGCGGGTACTGGTCTCCATGGTTGCCGATGCCGGACAACGACTTTCGTCGCTTGATGTCCTGGAGGCCGCTGAGCACAAACAGCTCGACGGCTGGGGTAACCGCAAGGTCTTGGCCCGGGACGCGGAGCCGGTGTTGTCCATTCCGGAGGCTTTCGCCGAACAGGTGAACAGAGCCCCCGAAGCGGTCGCGCTGACATTTGACGGTCGCTCGACGACGTATGGCGAGCTCGACGAGGCCGCCAATCGGTTGGCGAACCTGCTGTCGGTCTACGGCGCGGCTCCGGGTGAGTCGGTGGCACTGTTGATGCCACGCTCCGACGAAGCGATCGTGGCGATTCTCGCGATTCTCAAGACCGGTGCCTCCTATCTGCCGATCGACCCCTCGGTACCGGACACGCGGCTGGAGTTCATGCTGTCCGATGCCGTGCCGATCGCGGCGGTCACGACGGCCGAGCTGCGTGCACGATTCGAAGGCTCCGGGGTGGCGGTTGTCCAGTTCGACGACGCCGACGACGACCCGACCGGCGCCATCTACGGTCATACGCCATTGCTCACTCCGGCGCCCGACGACGTCGCCTACACGATTTACACGTCGGGAACGACCGGTGTGCCCAAGGGTGTGGCCATCGCGCACAGCAACGTGACCCAAGCGCTCAAGTTCCCGCTCACGCACATGCCCACGGGGCCGGGCGAGGTGTGGACGCAGGCAGGGTCCCTGGTCTTCGACATCACGGTGTGGGAGATCTTCGGTGCACTGCTGCATGGTGGCCGATTGGTGATCATTCCGGATTCGGTCGTGCGCTCGCCCGACGATTTCCGCGAGTTGCTGATCCGTGAAAAGGTCACCGTCTTGTTCCAAACCCCGTCGGCGGTAGGCATGTTGTCGCCGGAGGGCCTGGACAACATGACGCTGATCGTCGCCGGTGAAGCGTGCCCCACCGAAGTGGTGGACAAGTGGGCGCCCGGACGCGTGATGATCAACGGTTATGGTCCGACGGAGACGACGATCTATGCCACGTTCGGTGAGTTGATCGCCGGTTCGGGTGTGGTGCCGATCGGTGTTCCGGTGCCCGATGCCGCGTTGTTCGTGTTGGACCGGTGGATGCGGCCGGTGCCACCGGGTGTTGTCGGCGAGCTGTATGTGGCTGGACTCGGTGTCGGCCTCGGCTATGTGAAGCGCCAGGCACTGACCGCGTCACGGTTCGTCGCGTGCCCCTTCGGTGAGCCCGGGACGCGGATGTATCGCACCGGGGATCTGGTGCGCTGGGGTGCCAACGGTCAGCTGGAGTATCTGGGCCGCGCCGACGAGCAGGTGAAGATTCGCGGCTTCCGTATCGAGCTCGGGGAGATCCAGGCGGCTCTTGCCGAACTTGACGGGGTGGAGCAGGCGGCGGTGATCGCCCGCGAGGATCGCCCCGGTGACAAGCGTCTAGTCGGGTATTTCATCGGGACCGGTGAGGTGGCCGAGCTGCGCAGCGCACTGGCAAAGAGGCTGCCGCCCTACATGGTCCCGGCCGCGGTGGTGCGGCTGGAGGCCTTGCCGCTCACGGTCAACGGCAAGCTCGACAAGCGTTCGCTTCCCGCACCGGAGTATGACGATGCGGCCCGCTACCGTGCGCCCGCCAACGCCGTCGAGGAGACGGTGGCCGGCATCTATGCGCAGGTGCTGGGCGTTGAGCGTGTCGGCACCGATGATTCGTTCTTCGACCTCGGCGGGGATTCGATCTCCGCGATGCGCGTGGTCGCGGCGATCAACACGTCTTTCGACGCTCAGCTGGCAGTCAGAACGCTGTTCGAGGCACCGTCGGTGCGAAGCCTGAGCGTGTATTTGGACGGCGCGGACGGCTCTGCGACGGCCGGGCCCACCTACGCGTCCGTGCATGGCCGCGGTGCTTCCGTGGTGCGGGCAAGCGACCTCACCTTGGAGAAGTTCATCGACGAGGAAACGCTGAAGGCAGCCCCGACGCTGCCGCGCGCCGATGAGGGTGTGCGGACAGTGCTGCTGACCGGGGCGACCGGATTCTTGGGCCGCTACTTGGTGCTGCAATGGCTCAAGGAACTGGAAAAGGTCGACGGCACGCTGATCTGCCTGGTGCGGGCCAAGTCCGACGAAGAGGCGCGGCGCCGTCTCGACAAGACCTTCGACAGCGGAGACCCGGAGCTTATTCGGGTGTACGAGGCGTTGGCCACCGACCGGTTGCAGGTGATCGCCGGGGACAAGGCCGAACCCGCCCTGGGGCTGGAGCAGGAGACCTGGCAGCGGCTGGCCGATACCGTCGACCTGATCGTCGACTCGGCGGCCTTGGTCAACAGCGTGTTGCCATACAGCGAGTTGTTCGGGCCCAATGTGGTGGGTACGGCCGAGCTGATCCGATTCGCGGTGACGTCAAAGGTCAAGCCCTACACCTACATTTCGACGGCTGATGTCGGGCGTGAGATCGAGAAGTCGATATTCCTCGAGGACGCCGACATCCGCGTCATCAGTGCCACCCGCCCCGCCGATGGCAGCTACGCCAACGGTTACGGCAACAGCAAATGGGCGGGAGAGGTGCTCCTGCGAGAGGCCCACGAGCACCTCGGCTTGCCGGTCAAGGTGTTTCGCTCGGGCATGATCATGGTCGACACCAGTTACGCGGGGCAGGTGAACGCTTCGGACACCGTTGCCCGCATGGTGCTCAGCATTGTTGCGACGGGTGTCGCGCCGCATTCGGTCTATCGGCTCGGCGAGGACGGCAATCGGCAGCGTGCGCATTTCGACGGGCTGCCCGTGGAATTCGTCGCCGAGGCGATCGCCACGCTGGGAGGTCAGGCCGCCGAGTCACGAGAGGGCTCGGCCGGTTTCGAGACCTATCACGTGATGAATCCGCATGACGATGGCATCGGAATCGACGAGTACGTCGACTGGTTGATCGATGCAGGTCACCCGATTGAGCGCATCGAGGACTTCGACGAGTGGGTGGAGCAGTTCGAGTCCCGACTGCACGCCTTGCCGGACCATCAGCGCCAGGGTTCGGTGTTGCAGATGCTGAAGATCCTGCAGGATCACGGTTGGGATGGTCAGCCGCCGGAACCCTCGCGTGGACCGATGGCGCCGGCGGATCGTTTCCAGGCGGCCGTTCGCCGCGCGAAGATTGGATCTGAAAACGACATTCCGCAAGTATCGGCCCCGATCATCGCGAAGTATGCGAGCGACTTGCAATTGCAGGGATTGCTTTAG